One region of Caldivirga sp. genomic DNA includes:
- a CDS encoding carbohydrate kinase family protein produces the protein MFDLLVVSDCVLDVYYRVKKLPIRAYDLVVTNEPVLSPGGACNAAIIASKLGLKVAVVDKLGDDPFSTLLISMLEKAGVYTGFLKRMSSSYTTVSNNIIDEQGRHAFLGYVGAGAYLTPSDIDEQVIKSSKAIFVSGFNAAYSNSVKETITRIIKASIDNGIIVFLDPGPAAGYIRELVTFLKTSGILLLNGKEAKALYGLSLKDTVKVMRMSGGHFIIKLGSRGALLISNGKSRRCPTREVKHALTTIGAGDAFDAAYIAGVLKGLSNYGACMLANYVASLKLSVLSPMDMPNMSNLTAQWIRRLGNRD, from the coding sequence ATGTTCGACCTACTAGTCGTTTCGGACTGCGTCCTAGACGTATACTATAGGGTTAAGAAACTCCCCATAAGGGCCTATGACTTAGTGGTAACCAATGAACCAGTACTGTCACCGGGTGGTGCATGTAATGCTGCTATTATAGCCAGCAAGCTTGGCTTAAAGGTGGCCGTCGTTGATAAGCTTGGTGATGACCCATTCTCAACCCTCCTAATTAGCATGCTTGAGAAGGCAGGTGTCTACACAGGTTTCCTTAAGCGCATGAGCAGCTCCTACACGACAGTCTCAAATAATATAATTGATGAACAGGGTAGGCACGCCTTCCTAGGCTATGTGGGTGCTGGGGCCTACTTAACACCTAGTGATATTGATGAGCAGGTAATCAAGTCCTCTAAGGCAATATTCGTAAGTGGCTTCAATGCTGCGTACTCTAATAGCGTTAAGGAAACGATAACTAGGATAATTAAGGCCAGTATTGATAATGGGATAATCGTGTTCCTGGATCCAGGTCCTGCTGCCGGATACATTAGGGAATTAGTAACGTTCCTTAAAACGTCAGGGATACTTCTGCTTAATGGTAAGGAGGCTAAGGCACTCTATGGATTAAGCCTTAAGGATACTGTTAAGGTAATGAGGATGAGTGGGGGGCACTTCATAATTAAGTTAGGCAGTAGGGGAGCTTTACTGATTAGTAACGGTAAGTCCAGGCGCTGCCCCACGCGTGAAGTGAAACATGCGTTAACAACAATTGGGGCTGGTGATGCGTTTGATGCGGCCTACATTGCTGGGGTGTTGAAGGGACTTAGTAATTATGGTGCATGCATGCTGGCTAATTATGTGGCTTCCTTAAAGTTAAGCGTACTAAGCCCCATGGATATGCCTAACATGAGTAACCTAACTGCTCAATGGATTAGGCGGCTGGGTAATAGGGATTAA
- a CDS encoding MFS transporter gives MSLVFEDHWDKTHTIAFIVFSLSTTIEAYVYSISYLATGWVTTPRYLTALLAVWPPLWLMIGGIVTGPLSDALGRRRTLYLTLLMYAVGAAGLIISQGYVMLLTFLSLLLVATGGEYNTVMTAAHEYFPSRHRSKLVFIILNFTNLGGALAAMLTLLNVSPIMQRFALGATLMVIVPLVYMLRQMLPESALWLEATSKVNNNVNESNVVSNNPLYKTAARIKLPPTWLRVMVGGLIGWAYTAGFSLLALTLGPYFLPSLTNWLILVFSVVALTSGVIIGLLADSVSRKLMLVASSIGSTLITLILALTIHTWMRNLGLFWGLFTAFSILINAYFLTEDTLKSEYWKVIRRGTYTALVRVISLGGSIPVLFASAYIPMELYLLVNSAILGVGAVTSIVWYIIGVETGKGISVRAWGVA, from the coding sequence ATGTCCTTAGTTTTTGAGGATCATTGGGATAAAACGCATACAATTGCATTCATAGTATTTAGCCTAAGCACAACAATTGAGGCTTACGTATACTCAATCTCATATCTAGCTACTGGCTGGGTGACAACGCCAAGGTACTTAACGGCACTATTGGCGGTTTGGCCACCACTATGGCTAATGATTGGAGGCATCGTAACTGGCCCCCTCTCAGATGCACTTGGTAGAAGAAGAACGCTTTACTTAACTCTCTTAATGTATGCCGTTGGGGCTGCTGGATTAATTATTAGCCAAGGATACGTAATGCTGCTTACTTTCCTAAGCCTACTACTAGTAGCTACTGGTGGTGAGTATAATACAGTTATGACGGCAGCTCACGAGTACTTCCCAAGTAGGCACAGGAGTAAGCTAGTTTTCATTATACTCAACTTTACTAATTTAGGTGGTGCATTAGCTGCTATGCTTACGCTACTTAATGTTAGTCCAATAATGCAGAGGTTTGCATTAGGGGCAACATTAATGGTTATAGTGCCTCTAGTCTACATGCTTAGGCAAATGCTTCCTGAATCTGCACTGTGGTTGGAGGCAACCAGTAAAGTTAATAATAATGTGAATGAATCTAATGTGGTTTCTAATAATCCACTCTACAAGACTGCTGCGAGAATTAAGCTGCCTCCAACATGGTTAAGGGTAATGGTAGGTGGGTTAATTGGATGGGCCTATACCGCTGGGTTCAGTTTACTAGCGTTAACCCTTGGGCCTTACTTCCTACCAAGCCTAACCAATTGGTTAATCCTAGTATTCTCCGTAGTTGCCTTAACGTCAGGGGTAATCATAGGTTTGCTTGCGGATTCAGTAAGTAGGAAGTTGATGTTGGTTGCCTCATCAATAGGATCAACATTAATAACCCTAATCCTAGCTTTAACAATCCACACTTGGATGCGTAACCTAGGCTTATTCTGGGGCTTATTCACAGCATTCTCAATACTAATCAATGCGTACTTTTTAACTGAAGACACTCTTAAGTCAGAATACTGGAAGGTAATTAGGAGGGGAACCTACACTGCCTTAGTTAGGGTTATTTCACTAGGCGGCTCAATCCCAGTACTATTTGCCTCAGCCTACATACCAATGGAACTCTACCTACTAGTTAACTCAGCAATACTAGGGGTTGGGGCAGTTACAAGCATAGTCTGGTACATTATTGGCGTAGAGACTGGAAAAGGCATTAGCGTAAGGGCTTGGGGTGTAGCATGA
- a CDS encoding intein-containing 30S ribosomal protein S12, whose amino-acid sequence MSGKKSPLGLYAARKLRRRRQKFKWSDIQYKKRALGFVKKYDPLEGAPMARGIVLEKVGVEARKPNAAVRKCVTPDTLINLTPRVAIKIINLTDKWRDVSIVHFNKDFKVIKPTNLVDFFYIEPEEFKEDGVYELRTLYGRRIIASGDHPIYTGKGILPLKEVKPGDYVSVYPRESIEAYALNDDRIILTEDDIRREAPPNSKIDRIIDELKGLGLIPLKYNNRNIYRIARLVGHLFGDGSLSYARGGNGYGGKIAFSGNPSDLEDIISDVSELGFKASVIKEYERESTVTWGNGLVQVISGKSYVASANSIALFVLLKALGVPVGDKALQMYRVPKWIMEAPLDVKAEFLAAYFGSELEKPRVEKNGRTFQPLSLVVHKAESLVDNGVAFLNDIKALLSEFGVETTPVMVSDGVIRKDGIRTTRLRITILSKTENLLRFFGRIGYAYNKERDSLALLAYEYLRRKTMIWQHYSEAYELARKLASEGYDKLSIVKTITSQYRVNKATVYKWLRGIKNTNYVGRTVRIPPFNKWVVENTLGLEGSGLVWDMVTEIRPVEWNDKLWDVTTESPYHNFIANGLVTGNCVRVQLTKNGKVVTAFVPWDGGLNLINEHDEVIIERIGGPEGRAYGDLPGVRFKVTKVNGVSLKAILLGKKQKPVR is encoded by the coding sequence GTGAGCGGTAAAAAGAGCCCATTAGGACTATATGCTGCCAGGAAACTTAGGAGAAGGAGGCAGAAGTTTAAGTGGAGTGATATTCAGTATAAGAAGAGGGCATTAGGGTTCGTTAAGAAGTATGATCCATTGGAAGGAGCCCCAATGGCAAGAGGCATAGTTCTAGAGAAGGTAGGTGTTGAGGCCAGGAAACCAAACGCAGCAGTTAGGAAGTGCGTAACGCCGGATACACTCATTAATCTAACGCCAAGGGTAGCCATTAAGATAATAAACCTTACTGATAAATGGCGTGATGTATCAATAGTTCATTTTAATAAGGATTTTAAGGTAATTAAGCCGACGAACCTCGTTGATTTTTTCTATATAGAGCCTGAGGAGTTTAAGGAGGATGGTGTTTATGAATTAAGGACTCTCTATGGCAGGAGAATAATAGCAAGTGGGGATCACCCAATATACACGGGTAAGGGAATTCTGCCGCTTAAGGAAGTTAAGCCCGGTGATTACGTGTCAGTATACCCAAGGGAATCCATTGAGGCATACGCTCTTAACGATGATAGGATCATATTGACGGAGGATGATATCAGGAGGGAAGCCCCACCTAATTCTAAGATTGATAGGATTATTGATGAGCTCAAGGGCCTTGGGTTAATACCACTTAAGTATAACAATAGGAATATTTATAGAATTGCACGATTAGTCGGACACTTGTTTGGTGATGGTTCACTAAGTTATGCCAGGGGTGGTAACGGCTATGGGGGTAAGATAGCATTCAGTGGGAATCCTAGTGATCTTGAGGATATTATAAGTGATGTGAGTGAACTAGGGTTCAAGGCATCTGTAATAAAGGAGTATGAGCGTGAGAGCACCGTTACCTGGGGTAATGGTTTAGTACAGGTAATTAGTGGTAAATCGTACGTTGCCTCTGCTAATTCAATAGCGCTTTTCGTACTTCTTAAGGCACTGGGTGTTCCTGTTGGTGATAAGGCGTTGCAAATGTACAGAGTTCCTAAATGGATAATGGAGGCGCCATTGGATGTTAAGGCAGAATTTCTAGCAGCGTACTTCGGTAGTGAGTTAGAGAAACCACGGGTCGAGAAAAACGGTAGAACTTTCCAGCCATTATCATTGGTGGTGCATAAGGCAGAAAGCCTAGTGGATAACGGGGTAGCTTTCCTAAACGACATTAAAGCATTGCTTAGTGAATTTGGTGTGGAAACAACACCAGTGATGGTTAGCGATGGTGTTATTAGGAAGGATGGTATTAGGACTACTAGATTAAGAATTACGATACTTAGTAAGACTGAGAACTTATTAAGATTTTTCGGAAGGATAGGCTATGCATATAATAAGGAACGTGATTCATTGGCTTTATTAGCGTATGAGTATTTGCGTAGGAAGACCATGATTTGGCAGCACTATTCTGAGGCCTATGAATTAGCAAGGAAACTGGCGAGTGAAGGTTATGATAAGCTCAGCATAGTTAAGACCATTACGAGCCAGTACAGGGTTAATAAGGCCACGGTTTATAAGTGGCTGAGGGGCATTAAGAATACTAATTACGTAGGTAGGACTGTTAGAATACCTCCATTCAATAAGTGGGTTGTTGAGAATACCCTAGGATTAGAGGGTTCAGGGCTTGTTTGGGATATGGTTACGGAGATAAGGCCTGTTGAGTGGAACGATAAGCTCTGGGATGTAACGACAGAAAGCCCATACCATAACTTCATTGCGAATGGACTAGTAACTGGTAATTGTGTCAGGGTCCAACTTACTAAGAATGGCAAGGTTGTTACAGCGTTTGTACCCTGGGATGGGGGTCTGAATCTAATTAATGAGCATGATGAGGTCATAATTGAGAGAATAGGAGGACCTGAGGGTAGGGCATATGGTGACTTACCTGGTGTGAGGTTTAAGGTAACTAAGGTTAATGGAGTTAGCCTTAAGGCCATACTACTGGGTAAGAAGCAGAAGCCTGTTAGGTAG